The Cetobacterium sp. 8H genome segment GGGGAAAATATAAAAGTAGCTGAATATGAACATAAAGATAATTCAGGAACTAAAGGAATTGAGTTAGACGGAATAGAAGAGTTAAAACAAAAAATAAATGAGCTTTATAAAAATAAAATTGAAGATAAAGATAAAATGGAGTTTAAAAAATCAATCAAGTGGTCATATTTGTCAAATGAAGAGGATTATAGCATTAGAAAAAATATAATTATAAAATATAAATCAGTGGTAAAAGAGATTCATGATTTAAAAATGAAAATAATTGATTCTTTATTAACTAAATATATGAATGAGACAACTATGGAAGATAGAGAGATTTATAATGTAAATATCTTAAAGAAAGTTGGTTTTAAAGCATGTAGTTGCTGCAATAAATAAAATGAAAAAAGCTCCTAGGGTCTTCTTCAAGTTTTGTGTAAAATATAAAAAATTAGAGTAATATTTTATAGTTTGTAGGGATGATTTTTTAAGTCATCCCTTTTTAAATAGCCAATTTTATACTTTCATACACTTAAATTTAAATTCTTCCATCAAAATATATTTGAAGCTACGATATAATTTGACCCCAATCTATTTGATAAACTATCATCTATGGGGAATGACTTATTTATCTAAGATATTGCAATCTAGCGTACTCTTTTATTTCATATCTTATTTTATATGCTTTTCTTTTTGTATCATTCGATAAAAAGTAGCTAAACTAATACCGAATTTTTTAGCAATTTCTTTTTTTTCTTTAGTTGATAAATTATAATATTCTTCTAAATACACAAAATTTTTCTTTGATAAATCTAAACTAGAAACTGAATGATTAAATTTTGTAATTTTTTCAGGAAGATTCTCAATCCTAATGATTTCATCTTCTCCAACAACATTTAGGGCAAATTCAATAGCATTTTCTAATTCTCTTACATTCCCTGGCCAATTGTATTTACTAAGAATTTCAAGAGCATCCTTAGATATACCTGATTTTTTTTTAAAAAGATCGCAATATTTTTTTATGAAATATTGAGAAAGAATTTCAATATCATCTTTCCTAATTCTAAGAGGTGGAATTTCTAGGGGAACAACATTTAATCTATAAAATAAATCTTCCCTAAATTTTCCTTCAAAAACCATTTTTTCTAAATTTTTATTTGTAGCAGCAATTATTCTTACATTTATATCAATCTCAAAATTTGAACCAATGGGAGTAATTTTCTTTTCTTGAAGAACTCTTAATAATTTCACTTGCATATTTAAAGGCATATCTGCAATTTCATCTAAAAATAAAGTACCATTATGTGCTTGTTGTATCTTTCCTATTCTTCCATTTGGATTAGCTCCAGTAAAGGCACCTTTAATGTACCCAAACAATTCGCTTTCAAATAGATTTTCTGGAATAGCCCCACAATTTATAGAAACAAAAGAATTATTAGAATAATCGCTATTTAGGTGAATTGCTTTAGCAATAATTTCTTTTCCAGTTCCAGTTTCTCCAGTTAAAAGAACATTAGAAAGAGTTTTTGATATTTTTAAAATTCTATTATAAATGACTTTCATTGGAGGAGAAATAAATAAGAAATTTTCAGTTTTATGTTGAATAGAATAAAAATTTACTAAATTTTCATTATTAACTTCCTCTAAATAATCTAAAACTTTGTTAGAAATATACACGGAAAATTGCTTTAAGAAAGTTATAAAACTTTCTTGATTTTTAATAAAATGAATTTTCTGATTCTCAGTAAAACAAATCAAACCAATAACTCCAACAATTTTTTTTTTAACAATTATAGGGACTGAAACTTCAAATTTTTCATTACAAAACTTAAGTTGAGAACAATCAGAACATTCATCATTTTCTCTAGGATTAAAAATAACTCTACTTTTCCCATCAAATAATATTTTTTTATAAATATGTGATTCATCAGCCATATTTATTCCAATCTTAGTTTTTAATACACCTGTTCCAGCAATTCTATTCAATTCGGAGTCCATAATTTCAACATCAATCTCAATTATTTCAGAAATCATCTCTGCAGATTTTTGTATTTTTTTATTTATTTTATGTAAAAAATTCAATCTTAACCTCCTATATTTTTAAAAATAATATGATATTAGTACTAATATACTTCAAAAAATTTTTTTTATCAATGATAATGAGAAAAATTCTCAATTTAAGAATAAAAAAATATAAATACGTATAATTATAAAGAAAATTTTATTGGAATGATAATTGCTTATTAATTCTAGTGCAAATAAAAACAAAAAAGGAGTGAACAAATGTCGAACAAAATTAAATATACTTTTAATGAGATAGAAAAAGGAGATTTAGAAAAATGTCTAGAGATTTTAACTGAAAAAGAGGTAAAAAAAGCGAAAGATTTTCATAGTAGCTTTCCACAATATGAGGTAACACCGTTAGCAAAATTAGATAATCTAGCTAAAAATATAGGTTTATCGGGGATTTATGTAAAAGATGAATCATATAGATTTGGTCTAAATGCATTTAAAGTTTTAGGTGGATCATTTGCAATGGCAAAATACCTGGCCTCGAGATTAGGTGAGGATATCTCTAAATTAGGTTATGAGAGACTTACTTCAAAAGAGATAAAAGAAAAATTAGGAGATGTTACTTTTTATACAGCAACAGATGGAAATCATGGAAGAGGGGTAGCTTGGACAGCTAATAAATTAAAACAAAAATCAGTTGTATATATGCCTTTTGGATCTTCAAAAACAAGATTAGAAAATATAAAAAAAGAGGGAGCAGATGCTTCTATAACTGATATGAACTATGATGATGCGGTGAGATTAGCAGCTAAGAATGCGGCAGAAACTAATGGTGTGATGGTACAAGATACAGCTTGGGATGGATATGAAGAGATTCCAACTTGGATAATGCAAGGATATGGAACTATGGCATTAGAAGCGATAGATCAATTAAAAGCTTACGGTGTTGATAGACCAACTCATATAATTTTACAAGCGGGTGTAGGATCGCTAGCAGCAGCTATTCAGGGTGTATTCGCATCAATCTATGGAAAAGATTGCCCTATAACAGTTATCGCAGAGTCGGATTTAGCGGATTGTCTATATAAATCAGCTCTAGCAAAAGATGGAAAACCTAGATTTGTTGGAGGAACAATGCAAACAATTATGGCAGGATTAGCTTGCGGAGAACCAAATACAATCGGTTGGGAAATTTTAAAAAACTACTCAACAGCTTTTCTATCTTGCCCGGATTGGAGTGCTGCTAATGGAATGAGAATTTTAGGAAATCCAATGTCTCAAGATGACTATGTAAAATCAGGAGAATCGGGAGCTGTAACAACAGGTGTTCTTTATGAAATCATGACAAATGATGAATATAAGGAGTTAAGAGATAAGTTAAAACTAAATGAAGAATCGAAAGTTTTATTGTTTAGTACTGAGGGGGATACAGATCCTAAAAAATATAGAGAGATAGTTTGGTTAGGAGATTGTCATAAATAAAAAATAATAGAATTTAAATATACAGGAGGAAGAAAATGTTTTCAAAAGAGAGAGAGGAACAGTTAATAAAATTATGTCAGGACTTAATAAAAGCACCGAGCTATTCTGGACAAGAGGGAGAAGTTGCGCAGGTAATTGAGAAGGCTTTTAAAAAATTAGGATTTGATGAGTGTTTTGTTGATGTTTATGGAAATATAATAGGAAAAATTCAAGGAAAGCATCCAGGGAAAAAGATATTATTTGACGGTCATATAGATACAGTGCCTGTTCCAGATGCATCAAAATGGACTTATGGACCATTCGATGCAACGATAGCTGATGGAAAACTTTATGGAAGAGGAACATCTGATATGAAAGGACAAGTAGGGGCTATGATCTCAGCTTGTGCTTACTTTGCAGAAGATTGCAAAAAGGATTTTGCAGGGGAGATATACGTAGCAGGAGTAGTTCACGAAGAGTGTTTTGAAGGAATAGCAGCGAGAAAGATAAGTGAGGCTGTAAAACCTGACTATGTTGTAATCGGTGAATGTTCAGAGCTTAATTTAAAAATAGGACAAAGAGGAAGAGGAGAAATTGTTGTTGAAACATTTGGAAAACCAGCTCATTCTGCAAATCCGGATAAAGGAATAAACGCTGTGTATAAAATGGCAACAGTAATTCAAGAGATTAATAAATTGGAAGCTCCGGTTCATCCAGTATTAGGTAAAGGTATTTTAGAATTAGTTGACATTAAGTCTTCTCCATATCCAGGAGCGTCTGTAGTGCCTGAATATTGCAGATCAACATATGATAGAAGATTACTTGTAGGGGAAACAATGGAAAGTGTAATAGAACCACTACAGAGATTAGCAGAGAGATTGATGAAAGAAGATCCACAAATGAAAATAAAGGTATCTTATTCTACTGGAAAAGAGATGTGCTACACAGGAAATGTAATTGAAGGAGAAAGATTCTTCCCAGGATGGCTATATGAAAAGGATGATGAATTTACAAAAATAGCATATGAAGGATTAAAGTCAGTTGGATTAAATCCAGAAATAACTCAATATTCGTTCTGTACAAATGGGTCTCACTATGCAGGAGAGGCAAAGATACCAACTATAGGGTTTGGACCTTCAAGAGAAAATCTTGCTCACACAATAGATGAACATATAGAGATATCTCAGTTAATAAAAGGAACAGAAGGTTATTACGGTATTTTAAAATCTCTTTACAAAAGATAAGAAAATAAAGGAGGAATTAAATTATGAATAAATCTCAAATAACAGCTCTAACAATAATATTTATATACATGGCTATAACAGTAATAATAGGATTATACGTTTCACGAAAAAAAACTAAAGAAAAACAAAGTAATGATGATTTTTTAATGGCAAGTAAATCGTTAGGACCATTAACATTAGCAGGAACACTGTTTGCAGCAAATACAGGTGGAGCAAGTACTACAGGTGTTGCAACAAATGTTTTTCAACATGGACTTTCTGCATCGTGGTATGTAATAGCAGGTGGAATAGGGTTTATATTAGTATCATTTATAGCCCCTTATTTTAGAAGAGCCCAAGCAAATACAGTCCCAGAAATAATAAGTAAAAGATATGGAAAAGGTGCTCATATAATAACAGCAATTACTTCAATAACAGCATTATTTATGGCAACTGGAGCACAAATTATAGCAACAGCTTCTATTATAAATGTTGTTACAGGATTTGATTTTAAAACTGCAGCTATTATAAGTACAGCTGTAGTTATTATTTATACAATGTTTGGTGGATTTAAGTCAGTTACAGCAGCAAACTTAATGCACGTTATAGTTATAACAGTAGGAATGACTATAGCTATGTTTGTTATGGCTAATCATGAAAAAGTTGGTGGATTTGGTGCATTATTTGAAAAAGCTAAATTAATGAAATCTCAAGATCAAAATTTAAATATTTTAAGTATGACAAAAGTTGGTGGAATGACAATTTTAGGTTATATAGCTATGTATTTTATGACATTTCCTACAGGACAAGAAATTGTTCAAACGTATTGTTCTGCAAAAGATGGTAAATCTGCAAAAGTTGGGTCAGTTATAGCTGGAGTTGTAACAGCAGCATACGGAATAGTTCCCACTATAATTGGGTTATTAGCTTATGTTTGTATAGAAGGTTATGCGTTGGGTGGAGCACAAAAGAACGCACTTGCTCAAGCAACACTAACATTTGCACCACCTATTTTAGCTGGAGTTGTTTTAGCGGCAATAGTTGCTGCTACAATGAGTAGTGCTTCAGGAAATATGATTGGAACTGCAACAATGTTTACTAATGACATATTTACTCCGTATATTAATAAAGGTATAAAAGATGATAAAAAAGAAATTTGGATTTCGAAAATAGCAATGTTTATAGTTGGGGTAGTCGGACTTTATATAGCACTTGAAGCTAGTAATGTAATAAGTGTTATGATGGGAGCATTTGCCCTACGAAGTGCCGGTCCATTTGCTGCATTCATATGTGCTATTTTTTATAAAGATGTAACAAAGAGAGCTGGGTTAATATCAATAATAATAGGAACAGTAGTTGCTGCTATCTGGATTTATGTTTTAAAAACTCCAATGGGATTAAATGCAATGGTTCCTGGTGGGGTAATTGCATTTTTAGTAATATTTGGTGTTTCTTATATTGAAAGAAAAAGTGGAATAGAGTCAGCACCTGAAATTAAATTTGAAAATATATAAATTGGAGGGAATAATGAAAAAAATCTTAATAAAAAATGGAACTATAATCAATGGAAATAGAGAAAATAGATATATAGCAGATATTTTATTAACTGGAGATAGAATAGAAAAAATTGGAAAAATAGATAAGCAGGCGGATATAATAATAGATGCAACAGGAAAAATTGTATCTCCAGGATTTATAGATACACATAGCCACTCAGATTTGAGAGTTTTAATAGATCCATTTATTGAACCTAAAATTCGTCAAGGAATAACTACAGAAATATTAGGTCAAGATGGAATTTCTATGGCACCTTTACCTAAAGAATATGTAAGTTCTTGGAGAAAAAATTTAGCTGGTCTAGATGGTGATAGCGATGATTTATCTTGGGATTGGGAAAATACTCATAATTATTTAAATTTAATTTCTAAAACTGGTTGTGGACCAAATCAGTTGTATTTAGTTCCTCATGGAAATATAAGAATGGAGGCCATGGGATTAGAAGCTCGACCAGCAACAAAAGAAGAATTAGAAAAAATGAAGAAAATAACAAGAAGAGAATTAGAAGCTGGAGCTGCAGGTGTATCAACAGGATTAATTTATATTCCTTGTGCATATTCTTTGACAGAAGAATTGGTTGAAATTTGTAAAGTAGCAGCTGAATTTGATAGACCACTTGTAATTCATCAAAGAAGTGAAGCAGATACAATGCTAGATTCAATGGAAGAAGTTATTACAATAGCAAAAGAAAGTGGAGTAAAAATTCATTTTTCTCATTTTAAAATTTGTGGTAAAAAAAATTGGAATATGATTGGAGATATTGAAAAACTTTTAGATAAATCTAAAGAAGAAGGAATAATAATATCATATGATCAATATCCATATGTTGCAGGAAGTACAATGCTAGGAGTTATAATTCCTCCTTGGGCACATGCTGGAGGTACTGATAAGTTAGTAGAGCGATTAGGTAATAAAAAAGATCGGATTAAAATGAAAGAAGATATTGAGAAAGGAATTCCAGGATGGGATAATTTTATTGATTTTGCTGGCTTTGAAGGAATATACGTTACATCGGTAAAGACAAAAGCAAATGAAGATTGTATAGGAAAAAATTTGTTAGAAATTGCAGATCTTAGAAAAAAAGATAAATACGATGCTGTATTCGATTTATTAAAAGAGGAAGAAAATGCGGTTGGAATGTATGACTATTATGGAAAAGATGAGCACGTTGTTACTTTTATGACAAGAGAGGAAAGCAATATCTGTACAGATGGATTATTAGGAGGAAAACCACACCCTAGAGTTTATGGTGCTTTTCCAAGGGTTATAGGAAAGTTTGTTAGAGAAATGAAAGCGATGTCTTTAGAAGAAGCCATATATAAAATGACTAGAAAACCAGCAGAAACATTTAAAATTAAAGAACGTGGTTTATTAAAAGAAGGATATTTTGCAGATATAGTTATTTTTGATGAAAATACGACAATAGATAAAGGGACTTTTGTAGACCCTATTCAATATCCAGAAGGTATTAGTCATGTTATTGTAAATGGAAAAGTGTTAATAAACAATTATATAAAAAATGAAAAATTACCTGGAAAAGTTATAAGAATTCTGAAAAATTAGATGGTTTTTACTTTCTAAAAAGATAGGTATATTTTTTAGGGATGATTTTTTAAGTCATCCCTTTTTAAATAGACAATTTTATACTTTCATACACTTAAATTTAAATTCTTCTTCACAAATATTTAATTAGAGTCTATTTTTTAAATAGTTTGCAAAGTCTTTATCTTTAAAAAGTCTAGTAAGTTCGTCAATATATTTTGGGATATTATTTATATCATTCATGGCATTTAGCTTTTGGTCTCCTGAGTGAGCTATATTATTTCTAATCTCACGACATTTTCTAAAAATTTGAAGTAACCTTTCTAGTTTTTTATAACTTGGATCAAGCTTTTCTATTTTATCAGTATTTTTATAGCTGTTATGCAGTCTATTTAGTTTTGAGTTGGCTTCTTCAATATTCTCTTTTGTGCTAGATCCTAGATACTTATCACAAAAAAAAGCAGTTATAGACTCTCTCATAGTTAAATATGAAGTAGCATATTTTTTCTGTTCATAATACCACTTTGAAATTTCAAGTAAAAAAGAGTAATTATCTTTTATATTTGAAAATTTAGTTAAAAATTGATTTAGGGCCTTAGGAACAATCATATTTATAAGTGGATTATCTGTTTCTTTTAGAGCTTTTATAACGTTGTTTAGTTCATTTAATCTATTTTTAACTTCACCAATGTAGTTTATGTTTAGCGAATTTGAAAAGTTATCAAGTTTATTTTTTATTTTATTATCTTCAATTGAATTTGTAATAGTGTAGAAATTTCCATAATTTTTAATATCGTGAACTCCTTTTAAAAGATTAGAGATTTCAGAGAATATTTTTAAATTTAATATTGGAGTTGGATTTAATTTA includes the following:
- the dpaL gene encoding diaminopropionate ammonia-lyase; its protein translation is MSNKIKYTFNEIEKGDLEKCLEILTEKEVKKAKDFHSSFPQYEVTPLAKLDNLAKNIGLSGIYVKDESYRFGLNAFKVLGGSFAMAKYLASRLGEDISKLGYERLTSKEIKEKLGDVTFYTATDGNHGRGVAWTANKLKQKSVVYMPFGSSKTRLENIKKEGADASITDMNYDDAVRLAAKNAAETNGVMVQDTAWDGYEEIPTWIMQGYGTMALEAIDQLKAYGVDRPTHIILQAGVGSLAAAIQGVFASIYGKDCPITVIAESDLADCLYKSALAKDGKPRFVGGTMQTIMAGLACGEPNTIGWEILKNYSTAFLSCPDWSAANGMRILGNPMSQDDYVKSGESGAVTTGVLYEIMTNDEYKELRDKLKLNEESKVLLFSTEGDTDPKKYREIVWLGDCHK
- a CDS encoding YgeY family selenium metabolism-linked hydrolase — translated: MFSKEREEQLIKLCQDLIKAPSYSGQEGEVAQVIEKAFKKLGFDECFVDVYGNIIGKIQGKHPGKKILFDGHIDTVPVPDASKWTYGPFDATIADGKLYGRGTSDMKGQVGAMISACAYFAEDCKKDFAGEIYVAGVVHEECFEGIAARKISEAVKPDYVVIGECSELNLKIGQRGRGEIVVETFGKPAHSANPDKGINAVYKMATVIQEINKLEAPVHPVLGKGILELVDIKSSPYPGASVVPEYCRSTYDRRLLVGETMESVIEPLQRLAERLMKEDPQMKIKVSYSTGKEMCYTGNVIEGERFFPGWLYEKDDEFTKIAYEGLKSVGLNPEITQYSFCTNGSHYAGEAKIPTIGFGPSRENLAHTIDEHIEISQLIKGTEGYYGILKSLYKR
- a CDS encoding sodium:solute symporter, with translation MNKSQITALTIIFIYMAITVIIGLYVSRKKTKEKQSNDDFLMASKSLGPLTLAGTLFAANTGGASTTGVATNVFQHGLSASWYVIAGGIGFILVSFIAPYFRRAQANTVPEIISKRYGKGAHIITAITSITALFMATGAQIIATASIINVVTGFDFKTAAIISTAVVIIYTMFGGFKSVTAANLMHVIVITVGMTIAMFVMANHEKVGGFGALFEKAKLMKSQDQNLNILSMTKVGGMTILGYIAMYFMTFPTGQEIVQTYCSAKDGKSAKVGSVIAGVVTAAYGIVPTIIGLLAYVCIEGYALGGAQKNALAQATLTFAPPILAGVVLAAIVAATMSSASGNMIGTATMFTNDIFTPYINKGIKDDKKEIWISKIAMFIVGVVGLYIALEASNVISVMMGAFALRSAGPFAAFICAIFYKDVTKRAGLISIIIGTVVAAIWIYVLKTPMGLNAMVPGGVIAFLVIFGVSYIERKSGIESAPEIKFENI
- the csx2 gene encoding TIGR02221 family CRISPR-associated protein, which gives rise to MGKILLTALGGATQDYKTTNYSIEGKEYSDKKFILSALDEHYNFDKIFVLGTTSSMWDAFYEHICNVTENPSTVEDYMFIGLQCTSANHETNFLDVDLTPITNILPDKYNLKFMKFGISEVEMIENLNLLIEITENLEEEHEIYLDLTHGFRSNAFYMFMVMNYINDVKGLNDSIKGIFYGMHESKLNPTPILNLKIFSEISNLLKGVHDIKNYGNFYTITNSIEDNKIKNKLDNFSNSLNINYIGEVKNRLNELNNVIKALKETDNPLINMIVPKALNQFLTKFSNIKDNYSFLLEISKWYYEQKKYATSYLTMRESITAFFCDKYLGSSTKENIEEANSKLNRLHNSYKNTDKIEKLDPSYKKLERLLQIFRKCREIRNNIAHSGDQKLNAMNDINNIPKYIDELTRLFKDKDFANYLKNRL
- a CDS encoding sigma-54-dependent Fis family transcriptional regulator gives rise to the protein MNFLHKINKKIQKSAEMISEIIEIDVEIMDSELNRIAGTGVLKTKIGINMADESHIYKKILFDGKSRVIFNPRENDECSDCSQLKFCNEKFEVSVPIIVKKKIVGVIGLICFTENQKIHFIKNQESFITFLKQFSVYISNKVLDYLEEVNNENLVNFYSIQHKTENFLFISPPMKVIYNRILKISKTLSNVLLTGETGTGKEIIAKAIHLNSDYSNNSFVSINCGAIPENLFESELFGYIKGAFTGANPNGRIGKIQQAHNGTLFLDEIADMPLNMQVKLLRVLQEKKITPIGSNFEIDINVRIIAATNKNLEKMVFEGKFREDLFYRLNVVPLEIPPLRIRKDDIEILSQYFIKKYCDLFKKKSGISKDALEILSKYNWPGNVRELENAIEFALNVVGEDEIIRIENLPEKITKFNHSVSSLDLSKKNFVYLEEYYNLSTKEKKEIAKKFGISLATFYRMIQKEKHIK
- a CDS encoding amidohydrolase family protein, coding for MKKILIKNGTIINGNRENRYIADILLTGDRIEKIGKIDKQADIIIDATGKIVSPGFIDTHSHSDLRVLIDPFIEPKIRQGITTEILGQDGISMAPLPKEYVSSWRKNLAGLDGDSDDLSWDWENTHNYLNLISKTGCGPNQLYLVPHGNIRMEAMGLEARPATKEELEKMKKITRRELEAGAAGVSTGLIYIPCAYSLTEELVEICKVAAEFDRPLVIHQRSEADTMLDSMEEVITIAKESGVKIHFSHFKICGKKNWNMIGDIEKLLDKSKEEGIIISYDQYPYVAGSTMLGVIIPPWAHAGGTDKLVERLGNKKDRIKMKEDIEKGIPGWDNFIDFAGFEGIYVTSVKTKANEDCIGKNLLEIADLRKKDKYDAVFDLLKEEENAVGMYDYYGKDEHVVTFMTREESNICTDGLLGGKPHPRVYGAFPRVIGKFVREMKAMSLEEAIYKMTRKPAETFKIKERGLLKEGYFADIVIFDENTTIDKGTFVDPIQYPEGISHVIVNGKVLINNYIKNEKLPGKVIRILKN